GCATACAGTGCACATCATCGGTGCGCtgtttaatttataatgaggcctacctcgcgaagttcctcgataatcgatagaATTTCATGGTCATGCGAGTTATTACCCGCCTGACGCGACGCTTCCAACAAACGGAATCGATCCACCAGCTCGTTGGGATCGTCCCAGTGCACGAAATCGATCTTGTTATCATTTACCATCATGACTTGTGGAGCCAGCAGGCCTTTCCCTGCCTTACTGGTCGATATACGGGGTAGTAGCGGTGCAATTACATGTTTATACTTGTATCCCTTGTTACCCATTATGGGATTTCGGGCGTTATGGCCACGTCTGTGAGCATTTGTTGTCAATAgtatacttttgtatttttgtttATCGGCATCTGTGTATATGGCGTCGTCGGGAATTCTCTTGAAAATAAGTTCATAAAGACCGGGGGTTCCTCCATATCTTATACCATCTATGATTATATTATTGTCCTTGTCCATATCAAAAGCCTTATCCCCAAGCATCGTTCCACTATTGTCAAAGTATACACCGTACACATAGTCCATGGTTGTATCCCTATCACCACTTAGGattgcatgcatgtatttttgCCCCAACGGACCGAAATGGTTGCGAAATGTTTGTTGTCCCTCGGATGTTTGGAGTTGATGCCTCATAGATGTTGCAAATGACTCATCGACAGAAGTTTCGTAAACGTCTTCAGCGTTGGTTGTGATCGATTGTATATCAGGAAATGTATTTATTGGCGTAGGCGGAACCGGGGAATCGTTTGACGTGACATTCAGTCGTTCCCGCTTCGATTGAACTGGTGTTGAGGTTACGAGCGAATTTTCCGATGGCATGTATAATCGTTTTCTATTTCTCTTATGTGCTGTGTTACCTTTCGATTGGATTTTTGGTTTATGTGTTAATGTTTCATTCCCTTCAACGTTCATGCTCGTCAGCGATGGTATGTTAGCTTTTGTGGCTGTTGTATTTTCCACAATATGTTTTAATGGCTCAACAACAGGTTTAAAGTATCTCTCCAACGCGATATCTTCCTCCATCTTGCCAGTTTTCAAAGCCTGATGTTTCTTGCGAATGGAATCACTGGTTTTTGCAATTTCCTTCGCTATTCTCTCGCGATCCTTAATCTCCAGACTATCAATATCAATCATTGTACCGCGGACGTTGCTTTTCCACACACGTGTCGATGACGATTAACCACCTCACGGTATCGCAAACTCGTTAAATCCCTTTCTATATCGTCCATTGCACATCGCGCTATCCTTGTCTTTCACCGTAAAACCATACTCCCGTTGCCAACAATTACGACACAAAGCGCAGAAAGCATCGTAAGACATGTCAGTGTTTACGTGATCGTTGTACACATGTTTCAAGTTGGTGCCATCCTGCTTAAACAGAATCAGCAGATTTGCATTATCACGTATAAGATGTTTGGGAatctttgcatatgtctgacagagatagaaacagtcaacgttcGAGTGGCGccccattgcaaagtattctcgTATCGTATCTTGCTTGTCGCATGCCACGTCATcgaagataaaaatggaattcggaaACGATTCGCTCGGTGGGATGACGTCACTGTTATTTGAAAACGTAAAGTAACCAATTTCATCTATCGGAGACAATAAAATCTCCAAATACTGACATTTCGGCTGTTGCAATGACTTGGAATACACGTACACGTTCTCGAAGCGAACGCCGTGAGGACTTTCCAACAAGCTCACTAGCACATTGGTCTTTCCACAATTTGATGGACCACAAATGATGCAACGTATAGTGTTTGGTAGCATACTACCATGTTTGCGTCTTTGTTTCGTAGACATCATTTGCAATTTATCGTCGAAATTTGACACGCGTATCATCACGGGTTGTCGCACGAATCGCATGCTCCCTCTCTCTCTACGAACCGCGAAATTGGTTTTGATACGTTGAAACGACGACGCGCCCTATTTATAGGCCCACGTCGAAGCAAAACAGCTCAGTATTCGAAATGCTTCTCGTTCTGTCGGATAATTGTGACATTCCAGATACAACCTCTGAACAGCTGAAATATATACCAAAGATTATTCTACTCCACGAATTTGGCAGACACATTGACCAGTTGTGGGATAGACTCCCCGAGCATATAAAAGCCGATTCTGAGGTTCGGCAGTATCGTAGGTGTCTGAAACATTATAATCTCCCTCGGCAGCGAACGCATATCGACGGTCCAGCACCACTGATTAAAAACTGCAGCGAATGTCGCTGACGAGAGTAAAGAAAGGCGGTGGTTTGTTAAATCGAGCGATAAACGCACTACCTATCGAATTACATATCCCAGGATACCAGTTTTGTGGTCCAGGAACTCATCTGGCAAAACGATTGGCTAGAGGTGATCAAGGCATCAATCCGTTGGACGCAGCGTGTCGCGAACACGATATTGCATATTCGCGTAACAACGACCTCCGCGAAAGGCACGCAGCAGACAACGTACTCGCTGACAAAGCGCGAAAACGTATCGTTGCGCAAGACTCGACTCTGGGTGAAAGAGGAGCTGCTACAGCTGTTTGGGCAGCTATGAAGGCCAAGACGAAAATCGGAATGGGAATGAAAACAAAACCCCGCAAAAGGACTGTAAGAAAAGCATCGCAAAAGCGGATTCTTCCAGTGGCCAAACGGGGTGGTATATTACCACTTCTCCCGCTGCTAGGTGTTCTCGGATCATTAGCTGGCGGAGCGGCGGGGATCGCCAAGGCGGTAAACGATAATAAGGCAGCGCAACATCAGTTGCAGGAAATGCAGCGTCATAATCGCTCCATGGAAGGTCGTGGACTTTATCTGGCACCATATAAGCGCGGACAGGGAATctcgaaacgaaaaaaaaaaaaccgttgaAAAGACAATAAAAATGCCTGTGGGTGTAACTACCGACATGCAATTGAATGAGTTGGCAAaacgtatgcgtattccatTCTTTAGAGGTGTTTTTATGCGCAACGCGCTACCGACCGGAGGAGTACGTCGAAACGAGAGCGGTATCGTGAATTTGGACAATGTCGAGGGACCGGGGACTCATTGGGTGGCGTATGCGAAGAGAGGGCATCGAGTTGTATACTTCGACAGCTTTGGCAATCGTCGACCGCCTAAGGAATTGATACAATATTTGGATAATGATGGTGATGTGAAAATTGAATATATTCGAACGTCTTATCAGGAGTATGATCAGAGCAATTGTGGACAACTATGTCTACGCTTTCTACAAACGATTAGCACCAAATTTAAGGATTGTCTCCCCGCCACTCTGATTCAGTACTAATCGAGCAGTTTCTCGGAATATGTCGTTAACATTGACTCTAACTGGCAAGAGTAGCATCCTCGCTGTAAGCTACTTTCCACCCATAGATTTGAGCGACGATGATTACGAGCTTGGTCTAACAACCTTTGAAACGTATCATACAACACCAAACATCGACTCGAGCAACGATAAATTCTACTTCACCACAAACTATGAcaccaacaacaacaacaacagcgtCGACACCGACCATGAATACATTACGATTCCCCACGGCTCTTACGAACTAGACGCCATTGCCAAGTATTTGAAGCAGCGATTACTcgagcgatatcctcaaaatctCGGTGGTACCAATGATGGTGACAATAATGTGCATCCTATAGTGTTGCGTCCCAACAACAACACCATGAAAAGCGAGCTGTACTGCTCGTTTGCCGTAGATTTTACGAACCCCAATAACATTGGATCGCTTTTGTGATTCTCGGCGAATCGGGTATTAGAACCAGGACAGTGGCATGAATCGGACGACCCGATTAATATCATGAGCGTAAACATTATTCGCGTTGAATGTAGTGCGACCGCTGGCGCGTACAACAATGGGAAGCGCGTACATACGATACATGAATTTTCTCCGAGAGTCCCgccaggatataagatatcggaaacgcctgcacagatcatttaccttccaATCACCGCACGAATCATTACGGATCTAACGATACGCGTTGTGGATCAAGACGGACGATTGCTAGATTTTCGAGGTGAAGAGATTACCATCAGACTGCACGTGCGACGACGACGATAATACCTGTGGTGCGAACGAATGAGATGCTTGTGTTGAACGACTCCAGAAACACGTTTCTTCCATACGAAATTGTCTACAACAGCAACAGTAACAGTAACAACTCTAATTACGCTAAAACGAAGAGACTCAGTGCTGAAAACATTGCATTTTTGAAATCATTGGGATTCATTGTGCGCTTTTAAGTTGAAAATGGCTGACATTCTAAGCATTGGAGGGAAGCCAATGTTTGATGATCGCATTGTTAAGCTCGAGACTCACACATACAACCCATACGTTAATACGACATTTGGACACAGTGATGAGATAagaatacctatacaacagcaaGATTTATACACATTTCCATGTGAAAGTTTCCTCTACGTGGAGGGGAAATTGACGATACATAAGCCAAATGATGCTTCAACGGTAATGTTGGGAAATAATTGTATGGCGTTCATATTTGATGAGATTCGATATGAGCTGAGTGGTGTGGAGATTGATCGCAACAGAAACGTTGGAATAACTAGCACGCTCAAAAATTATGTATCACTGACATCCGATGAAGACAAAAATATGGAAAATGCTGGATGGGGCTTGAAACGACACGATGAGCTGGTagtgaaaaatcatttcaatttTTGCGTCCCGCTCAAATATTTGCTGGGATTTTGCGAGGACTACAAACGGATGGTGATTAATGCGCGTCACGAATTGATTTTAATACGATCACGCAAAGATAACAATTCTCTAATTGGACCTCCAACGTTGGAACCagaaattgaattatttaaagTGCAATGGCGGATGCCTCATGTGACGCTAAACGATGTTAATAAGCTATCGCTGCTACATGCTTTGGAAAGTGGGCAAAACCTGAGCACTAGTTTTCGCTCGTGGGATCTGTACGAGTATCCTCTCTTACAGAGCACGACCAAGCATTCGTGGGCCGTCAAGACAGCCGCACAGCTGGAAAAGCCGCGATATGTTGTCTTTGCTCTACAGACTTCTCGAAAGAATGTGATGACCGAAGATGCTACTCGGTTTGACCACTGCAAATTGACCAATGTAAAACTTTTTCTCAACTCGGAATTTTATCCGTACGATGACATGAATTTGGACTTTGACAAGAATAGGCACGCCATCTTGTTTAACATGTATACGCATTTCCGTAAATCGTATTACAGACATAGTTGCAACGAGGCATTATTCACCATTGCCCAATTTTTACAATTTGGCCCCCTCGTGGTGATTGACTGCTCACGACAAAATGAGTCGATCAAGAATAGCACCGTGGACGTGCGCATAGAATTCGATTGTAAAGAGAATGTGCCGGCAAATACTACAGCCTACTGTCTCATTTTGCATGATCGGGTGGTTGAATACAATCCGCTGACAAACGTGGTGCGCAAAATCAATTAAATCCCAACGCTACTTACCTGCCCTCTCGTATGCCAAATTCGTATTTCATCATGAAAATCGAGATGCTTTACGAGAAAGACCACATTCTCCCGCCTGTTTTGGAAGTGCGCGGATCTCTAAATTGTTCCGATAATGACCGTACCAACATTTGTTGACCTGCAAGGGTTCATCGTTGATGGAAGATTTGTTATGAAGGAAGTGGCTGTCCTACGAAAAGGAACAATTCTCTCGCATTATATATTTGGGAGTTCGATACCGCAATATCTTCTTTCGAAATCTGACAAATCATGCATCCGGTGGTTGACGACAAAACATCACGGGCTACGGTGGGAAGATGGAGACGTTCCGTACAGTATGGCTAAAC
This genomic window from Colletes latitarsis isolate SP2378_abdomen chromosome 8, iyColLati1, whole genome shotgun sequence contains:
- the LOC143344560 gene encoding uncharacterized protein LOC143344560, with amino-acid sequence MADILSIGGKPMFDDRIVKLETHTYNPYVNTTFGHSDEIRIPIQQQDLYTFPCESFLYVEGKLTIHKPNDASTVMLGNNCMAFIFDEIRYELSGVEIDRNRNVGITSTLKNYVSLTSDEDKNMENAGWGLKRHDELVVKNHFNFCVPLKYLLGFCEDYKRMVINARHELILIRSRKDNNSLIGPPTLEPEIELFKVQWRMPHVTLNDVNKLSLLHALESGQNLSTSFRSWDLYEYPLLQSTTKHSWAVKTAAQLEKPRYVVFALQTSRKNVMTEDATRFDHCKLTNVKLFLNSEFYPYDDMNLDFDKNRHAILFNMYTHFRKSYYRHSCNEALFTIAQFLQFGPLVVIDCSRQNESIKNSTVDVRIEFDCKENVPANTTAYCLILHDRVVEYNPLTNVVRKIN